One window of the Carcharodon carcharias isolate sCarCar2 chromosome 26, sCarCar2.pri, whole genome shotgun sequence genome contains the following:
- the mex3b gene encoding RNA-binding protein MEX3B, with the protein MPSSLFTDMERNPGGSSNNNNGGGGGGGETLDDQRALQIALDQLSLLGLDNDENSIYDNEPRKKSVNMTECVPVPSSEHVAEIVGRQGCKIKALRAKTNTYIKTPVRGEEPVFVVTGRKEDVAMARREIISAAEHFSMIRASRNKNTALNGAAPGPPNLPGQTTIQVRVPYRVVGLVVGPKGATIKRIQQQTHTYIVTPSRDKEPVFEVTGMPENVDRAREEIEAHIAMRTGGLIELTDDNDFHANGTDVGFELGGPGSLWNKPTPGRKPFSTYRNDSSSSLGSASTDSYFSPAGRLADYSPPAHFPANGVNGNGSSFVYGGEHLPASLPGESERDLGFESPSFDPAPAPPASAIIWSQFERPNAAGASSSNGGSSAQHHHHHHHHQQQQQQRRANSVGSAGAPPPRLSPPPPPPPPPPPLQVNGAAEHHPLARRVRSDPLSGVTSAIGLVPFTNGGGPAAAAALLPGGAHLAGGVAAEPSGSCSSSSSSSSSSSSSSSMRRKGSRDCLMCLESEVIAALVPCGHNLFCMECANRICKTSEPECPVCRKAVTQAIRIFS; encoded by the exons ATGCCGAGCTCTCTCTTCACCGACATGGAGCGGAACCCCGGCGGCAGCAGCAACAATaacaacggaggaggaggaggaggaggagagacgcTGGATGACCAGAGAGCGCTGCAGATCGCCCTGGATCAGCTCTCGCTGCTCGGTCTGGACAACGACGAGAACTCCATTTACGACAACGAGCCGAGGAAGAAGAGCGTCAACATGACCGAGTGCGTGCCCGTGCCCAGCTCGGAGCATGTAGCAGAGATCGTGGGGAGACAAG GTTGCAAAATCAAAGCTTTGCGGGCAAAGACTAACACCTACATCAAGACCCCGGTGCGCGGGGAGGAGCCTGTCTTCGTTGTGACCGGTCGCAAGGAGGATGTGGCTATGGCCAGGCGGGAGATCATCTCGGCGGCCGAACACTTCTCCATGATCCGAGCTTCCCGCAACAAGAACACGGCGCTGAACGGCGCGGCGCCGGGGCCGCCCAACCTGCCGGGCCAGACCACCATCCAGGTGCGGGTCCCTTACCgggtggtggggctggtggtggggccCAAGGGGGCGACCATCAAGCGGATCCAGCAGCAGACCCACACCTACATCGTCACCCCGAGCCGGGACAAGGAGCCGGTCTTCGAGGTGACGGGCATGCCCGAGAACGTGGACCGGGCCCGGGAGGAGATCGAAGCTCACATCGCCATGAGGACGGGCGGGTTGATCGAGCTCACGGACGACAACGATTTCCACGCCAACGGCACCGACGTGGGTTTCGAGCTGGGCGGACCGGGCAGCTTGTGGAACAAACCGACGCCCGGCCGCAAACCCTTCTCCACTTACCGGAATGACAGCTCCAGCTCGCTGGGCAGCGCGTCCACCGACTCTTACTTCAGCCCCGCCGGCCGCCTGGCCGATTACAGCCCGCCCGCCCACTTCCCCGCCAACGGCGTGAACGGGAACGGCAGCAGCTTCGTGTACGGCGGGGAGCACCTGCCCGCCTCCCTGCCCGGGGAAAGCGAGCGGGACCTGGGCTTCGAGTCTCCCAGCTTCGACCCGGCCCCCGCGCCCCCGGCCTCGGCCATCATCTGGTCCCAGTTCGAGCGTCCCAACGCCGCCGGCGCCTCCTCCAGCAACGGCGGATCCTCGgcgcagcatcatcatcatcaccatcaccatcagcagcagcagcagcagcggcggGCCAACAGCGTGGGGTCGGCGGGCGCCCCGCCGCCCCggctctccccacccccgccccccccgcctccccctccgCCGCTGCAGGTGAACGGCGCCGCCGAGCACCATCCGCTGGCCCGGCGGGTGCGCAGCGACCCCCTCAGCGGCGTGACCTCGGCGATCGGCCTGGTCCCCTTCACCAACGGCGGGGggcccgccgccgccgccgccctgCTGCCCGGCGGCGCCCACCTCGCTGGCGGGGTTGCCGCCGAGCCGAGCGGCTCCTGCTCGTCCTCCTCCTCGTCGTCCTCCTCTTCCTCGTCCTCCTCCAGCATGAGGCGGAAAGGCAGCCGGGACTGCCTGATGTGTTTGGAGAGCGAGGTGATCGCTGCCTTGGTACCCTGTGGCCACAACCTCTTCTGCATGGAGTGTGCAAACAGGATCTGTAAGACCAGTGAGCCCGAGTGTCCTGTCTGCCGTAAAGCTGTAACTCAGGCTATACGTATATTTTCTTAA